A genomic region of Zea mays cultivar B73 chromosome 6, Zm-B73-REFERENCE-NAM-5.0, whole genome shotgun sequence contains the following coding sequences:
- the LOC100276368 gene encoding uncharacterized protein LOC100276368: protein MTGNENLVDGVENESQQDAHVAEHAAGGTASIRRHEVHEAPPPRRYRLPKVRRAFGGPPPPPPHISFQYNSAATIERIPYNLQFIVPRNRNVIAPTAVAIGPYHRALPQLSGMQEAKAAAVAEFCRAAGQPLAAVRGKMLSVAGAARGSYAADGTLVDLDNGEFAEMMLLDGCFLLQFMASVCRRRDDDPLISRGEVRRSINAIVRDVMLLENQIPWLVLSSLMQLMPPPAGSVVNDFLLLMASAFHIVGDISNANSQTGLPAAGELDKPPPPHLLGLFHRRQMDMGAVRTQQHQGSLLRVPFQLASLSSTAVELAEMGVKLAPSKTKTFGDMAMSKRGRRWPLGLFGELSLAPLVLNRLTECWLLNMAAYELCQPQGDATDSFPVSSYVTLVSLLVNRPEDVQEMRAKGLVVSVFDDAETLGFFKALAPHLSVGYRYYEVFQCLQEYRQERWLWIAVHRFLYNNIKTIATVFSIVGVLAGLFKTILSVKQPHGP, encoded by the coding sequence ATGACTGGGAACGAGAACCTCGTCGACGGAGTCGAGAACGAGAGCCAACAAGACGCCCACGTCGCTGAGCATGCTGCCGGTGGTACTGCTAGTATACGTCGCCATGAAGTACACGAAGCTCCGCCGCCTCGCCGTTACCGTCTTCCTAAGGTGCGGCGTGCCTTCGGCGGACCACCACCCCCTCCTCCTCATATCAGCTTCCAGTACAACAGCGCCGCCACCATCGAGAGGATCCCCTACAACCTTCAGTTCATCGTCCCTCGAAACCGCAACGTCATCGCGCCCACTGCAGTGGCCATAGGTCCCTACCACCGTGCCTTACCCCAGCTCTCGGGGATGCAGGAGGCCAAGGCCGCAGCCGTGGCGGAGTTCTGCCGCGCGGCGGGCCAGCCGCTCGCGGCGGTCAGAGGAAAGATGCTCTCGGTGGCGGGAGCCGCTCGCGGGAGCTACGCCGCCGACGGCACGCTCGTGGACTTGGACAACGGCGAGTTCGCGGAGATGATGTTGCTGGACGGATGCTTCCTGCTGCAGTTCATGGCCTCCGTGTGCCGGCGCCGCGACGACGATCCACTCATCTCGAGAGGCGAGGTGCGGAGAAGCATCAACGCCATCGTGCGGGACGTGATGCTGCTGGAGAACCAGATCCCCTGGCTTGTGCTCAGCTCCCTCATGCAGTTGATGCCGCCGCCCGCCGGGTCTGTCGTCAATGACTTCCTTCTTCTCATGGCCTCCGCCTTCCACATCGTCGGCGACATCAGCAATGCCAACAGCCAAACCGGCCTGCCGGCCGCCGGAGAATTAGATAAGCCGCCGCCACCGCATCTCCTTGGCCTCTTCCATCGCCGTCAAATGGATATGGGCGCGGTGCGCACCCAGCAGCACCAGGGCAGCCTCCTCCGCGTCCCCTTCCAGCTGGCTTCCCTGTCCAGCACCGCGGTGGAGCTCGCTGAGATGGGCGTCAAGCTCGCCCCAAGCAAGACGAAGACATTTGGGGACATGGCCATGTCCAAGCGGGGGCGCCGCTGGCCCCTCGGCCTCTTCGGCGAGCTCTCCCTGGCGCCGCTGGTCTTGAACCGACTCACCGAGTGCTGGCTCCTGAACATGGCGGCCTATGAGTTGTGCCAGCCGCAAGGCGACGCTACCGATAGCTTCCCTGTCAGCTCTTACGTCACGCTCGTGTCGCTCCTTGTGAACCGGCCGGAGGACGTGCAGGAGATGCGCGCCAAGGGCCTCGTCGTCAGCGTCTTCGACGACGCGGAAACACTCGGCTTCTTCAAGGCGCTAGCGCCGCACCTGAGCGTCGGTTACCGCTACTACGAGGTCTTCCAGTGCCTGCAGGAGTACAGGCAGGAGAGGTGGCTGTGGATCGCCGTCCACAGGTTCTtgtacaacaacatcaagaccatCGCCACTGTCTTCTCCATCGTCGGCGTGCTCGCGGGACTCTTCAAGACCATCCTTTCTGTGAAGCAGCCCCATGGCCCGTAA